From Ndongobacter massiliensis:
GGATTGTACGATGAGTGCATTCACATTTCCAAGATCGACGCTCTTGTCGAATCCAATGAACCGGTGGATACCCTTGGCAATGCCAAGCCGGGCGACGTGGACCGAAAAATCGCGGAGATTGTCCTGCGTGAAATTCCCAATGGTGCCACATTACAGCTTGGCATCGGCGGAATGCCGAATGCCGTTGGAGAGATGATCGCCGCCTCCGACTTGAAAGACCTTGCCGTACATACGGAAATGTATGTCGACAGCATGATGGCAATGACAAAAGCCGGCATCATCACGGGTGACAAAAAAAATATTCAGCGTGGCAAGCAGGTCTTTGCGTTTGCCGCCGGCTCGAAAGAGCTCTACGAATTTATGGATGAGAATCCGGTCTTTATGAGCGCGCCGGTCGATTATGTCAACAATCCCTATGTAATTGCAGAGATTGATAATTTCATTTCCATTAACAACGCGATTGAAATCGATCTTTATGGGCAGGTCAATGCCGAATCGGCGGGATTCCGTCAAATCAGCGGCACCGGCGGACAGCTGGATTTTGTCATGGGCGCCTATCACTCAAAGGGCGGCAAAAGTTTTGTCGCACTGAGTTCGACATTTTCGGATAAGGCGGGCAATGTCAAAAGCCGCATTTTGCCGAATCTCGTCCCGGGAACCGCCATTACGGATCCGCGCATGACAACACATTACGTCGTAACGGAATACGGCCTTTTCAATTTGAAGGGAAAAAGCCTCTGGGAGCGCGCAGAGGGGCTGATCAACATTGCACACCCTGACTTCCGCGACGAGTTGATTGAACAAGCGCGCGTGCAGGGCATTTGGCGCGGTAGTAATAAGCGATAGTTTACGAAAGGAATCCCATGGAATTTTATGCCACCCTTGGGCCATCCTGTACCGATCTTGCGATTTTAGAAGCGATGGCGGAGGCCGGGATGACCGGTCTCCGTCTCAATTTGGCGCATGCCGATTTACCGGCAGTTCGTCCTACACTGCAGGCATTTTTTCGCAAGCAACAGCAGCGGCATCGCCCGATGTCCTTTCTAGTGGACCTGATCGGGGCGAAACTGCGCGTCGGGCGCCTTTTGACGCCGCAAAAGCTTGTCGAGGGGGAAGTACTGCATCTTTTTGCGGATGATGTTTTTCAGAACGAGGCGAATCAACAGCCGGCAGCACGCAATTTGGATAGGAGCGAAAAGCTGCCTACATCGGGTCCTCGGGTTCCGGTGCCGGCGCC
This genomic window contains:
- a CDS encoding acetyl-CoA hydrolase/transferase C-terminal domain-containing protein, whose protein sequence is MTDYKALYEQKRTTPQEAVKVVQSGDWLDYGLSVNTPNLLDKALADRAEELEDVNIRGFLVYRPLEIFAANDRVGHRVFTFNSWHCGGVERKVAPKGYAFYSPMRFSELPEFYRREEDVARVDVAMFQVAPMDRHGYFNFGPTNTSLMEVCRRAKHIILEVNANMPRVSGLYDECIHISKIDALVESNEPVDTLGNAKPGDVDRKIAEIVLREIPNGATLQLGIGGMPNAVGEMIAASDLKDLAVHTEMYVDSMMAMTKAGIITGDKKNIQRGKQVFAFAAGSKELYEFMDENPVFMSAPVDYVNNPYVIAEIDNFISINNAIEIDLYGQVNAESAGFRQISGTGGQLDFVMGAYHSKGGKSFVALSSTFSDKAGNVKSRILPNLVPGTAITDPRMTTHYVVTEYGLFNLKGKSLWERAEGLINIAHPDFRDELIEQARVQGIWRGSNKR